A single region of the Mesotoga sp. BH458_6_3_2_1 genome encodes:
- the gatA gene encoding Asp-tRNA(Asn)/Glu-tRNA(Gln) amidotransferase subunit GatA, whose translation MTKNPLNLRLSEIISLEDTFEFYRDRVMKYNDELKAFLQVNDLSGDKRQGFPFALKDNILAVGTRTTCGSRILENYESPYDATVTRRLGVKGGKLLGKTNLDEFAMGSSTENSAFGPSKNPWDLERIPGGSSGGSAAAVAAGLAPFALGSDTGGSVRQPASMCGIVGFKPTYGLVSRYGLVAFASSLDQIGPMTRCSQDAADVMSMISGHDSNDSNTVRKDLSFDVPLKGYLKGLKIAVPSEMLNYPGLDSGVKERFLSIIEDIRRSGAEVEEISIPSVEYAVATYYLIAPAEASSNLARYEGIRFGPRVPSEDYESLTNKNRDIGFGKEVKRRILLGTFTLSATYYDAYYRKALKTRSVMAGELNRVLDEYDFILNPSSPVIAPRIGEITDPLTYYLMDIYTIPANVAGLPSISLPAGLVDGMPVGVLLTGRRFSDVSLLDAAKGIEDLSPSYRGGLAILPERWTE comes from the coding sequence GTGACAAAGAATCCCCTGAATCTTAGACTCTCAGAAATCATATCTCTTGAAGACACTTTCGAGTTCTATAGAGATAGAGTAATGAAGTACAACGACGAACTCAAGGCATTCCTTCAGGTAAACGACCTGTCAGGCGACAAGAGACAGGGTTTCCCCTTTGCCTTGAAGGACAACATCCTGGCTGTCGGGACCAGAACAACTTGCGGCAGCAGAATACTCGAGAATTATGAATCTCCATACGATGCAACGGTGACCCGAAGGCTTGGCGTTAAGGGAGGAAAGCTTCTCGGAAAGACAAATTTGGACGAATTCGCAATGGGGTCCTCCACGGAGAACTCTGCCTTCGGCCCTTCCAAAAATCCCTGGGATCTTGAACGCATTCCGGGTGGAAGCAGTGGCGGAAGCGCGGCTGCGGTAGCTGCGGGGCTTGCTCCGTTCGCTCTCGGCAGCGACACTGGCGGTTCTGTAAGACAGCCGGCTTCCATGTGCGGTATAGTCGGCTTCAAACCGACATACGGACTCGTATCCAGATACGGGCTCGTCGCATTTGCCTCTTCACTGGATCAGATCGGGCCGATGACTCGATGCTCCCAGGACGCCGCAGATGTTATGTCTATGATATCGGGACATGATAGTAATGACTCGAATACAGTCAGAAAAGATCTATCTTTCGATGTGCCTCTTAAGGGATATCTCAAGGGGCTGAAAATTGCAGTCCCTTCCGAAATGCTGAACTATCCCGGCCTCGATTCCGGAGTTAAGGAGAGATTCCTTTCTATAATTGAAGATATTAGGCGTTCAGGAGCAGAGGTGGAAGAGATCTCCATCCCTTCGGTCGAGTACGCCGTGGCAACTTACTATTTAATTGCCCCCGCAGAGGCCAGCTCGAATCTCGCCCGCTACGAAGGGATAAGGTTCGGGCCGAGAGTGCCGTCGGAAGATTATGAAAGCCTCACAAACAAGAATAGGGACATAGGTTTTGGGAAGGAAGTGAAGAGAAGAATTCTTCTTGGAACCTTTACTCTCAGTGCGACTTATTATGATGCCTATTATAGAAAGGCGCTGAAAACGAGAAGCGTCATGGCCGGCGAACTTAACAGAGTGCTTGATGAATACGATTTCATCTTGAATCCCTCTTCTCCGGTGATTGCGCCGAGAATTGGCGAGATTACCGACCCCCTGACGTATTATTTGATGGATATTTACACGATACCGGCAAATGTTGCGGGGCTTCCGTCGATCTCTTTACCGGCGGGGCTGGTCGATGGAATGCCTGTCGGGGTACTTCTCACAGGCAGAAGATTTAGCGACGTTTCTCTTCTTGACGCCGCAAAGGGCATCGAGGATCTCTCTCCCTCTTACAGGGGCGGGCTGGCCATTCTTCCGGAAAGGTGGACGGAGTGA